A genomic segment from Cricetulus griseus strain 17A/GY chromosome 8, alternate assembly CriGri-PICRH-1.0, whole genome shotgun sequence encodes:
- the Arl8b gene encoding ADP-ribosylation factor-like protein 8B, giving the protein MLALISRLLDWFRSLFWKEEMELTLVGLQYSGKTTFVNVIASGQFSEDMIPTVGFNMRKVTKGNVTIKIWDIGGQPRFRSMWERYCRGVNAIVYMIDAADREKIEASRNELHNLLDKPQLQGIPVLVLGNKRDLPNALDEKQLIEKMNLSAIQDREICCYSISCKEKDNIDITLQWLIQHSKSRRS; this is encoded by the exons ATGCTGGCGCTCATCTCCCGCCTGCTGGACTGGTTCCGCTCGCTCTTCTGGAAGGAGGAGATGGAACTGACCCTCGTGGGGCTGCAGTATTCGGGCAAGACCACCTTCGTCAATGTCATCGCG tcaGGTCAATTCAGTGAAGATATGATACCCACGGTGGGTTTCAACATGAGGAAAGTAACTAAAGGTAACGTCACAATAAAG ATCTGGGACATAGGAGGACAACCCCGGTTCCGGAGCATGTGGGAGCGGTATTGCAGAGGAGTAAATGCTATTGT ttacATGATAGATGCTGCAGATCGTGAAAAGATAGAAGCCTCTCGAAATGAGCTCCATAATCTTCTAGATAAACCACAGTTACAAGGAATTCCA gtACTAGTACTTGGAAACAAGAGAGATCTTCCAAATGCCTTGGATGAGAAACAGCTAATTGAAAAAAT GAACCTGTCTGCTATTCAGGATAGAGAAATTTGCTGCTATTCAATTTCTTGCAAAGAAAAGGATAATATAG